The sequence GCTAATTTCTTTCTTTCTTGGTTGATGTTCCAAGGTACTGGAGGAGCTTTGCTGCAAGGTTTTTAGGTTATCTCAATCAAAGTTAGAAATTCGTTATTGATAAGAAGGCTACTGGTAACTGGTTGCTTCTAAAATAAGGATAATGTCTGTTTAGAAAAAGTTATTTTATATAGTGACTAGCTCATTAGCTTCCAAATCAACATCTACTGTAGAACTCAAACCTAGCTACAACATACCTGTAGTATTGATAGTTGGGTCGATTATATGTTTGACCATCGGACAACCAGTAGCTGGAGCAATTGTTGGATTGTTTGGCTTATTTCTTATGTACCAAGCAGTAACATTGCGTTTGCAGTTTACCGCCACCGATTTAGACCTTGTTAGAGGCGAGGATTTGCTGCGTCGTTTTCCTTACAGTGAGTGGCAAAATTGGCGTATCTTTTGGAATGTAATTCCTATTTTGTTTTACTTTAAAGAAATCAAAAGTATTCATTTTCTACCAATTTTGTTTGACCCTAAAACCCTCAAAGCTTGTTTGGAAGAACGCTGTCCAAGAGTTGATTCAGATTAGGGATTTAAAGTTAGGAGATTGGATTGAGGATTTAAGCATAAAAAATTAGGCGTTGCTCAATTGAAATATGAATTTATTATTACTATCTAAGGTTAGCCCCTTAAATCCCCTAAAGTTAGGGGACTTTAAATTTCATTTCTTCCCCAAAATTGGGGGTTGGGGCGCTATTCATACTTTTAATCAGCAACGCCTAAAATTAATTCCTCTTATTCTTGTCTCCTCAAATCTCCTGACTTCAGATACTCATCAATTAGTGTCTAAATTAGCTGGTAAAATGTAGAGTCAACACTTTATACTTGATACTCATATTGAAATTTGTAAAGATGGCGTGTTTTTCATCGCCCTATTTTTTAAGGACTTGGATTGATTATGAACCAAGACGACAATTATAAAGAAGAACAATTACAAGAAGAAAGTAATACAGTTGAGCAAACAGAGAATTCTTTGTCCCAGTCTTCGGTTGAACAATCGCGATCGCCAGTTCTTACAGTAGAAAATTCATCAAACTCAGTTTCCTTTCCTATGGCGAATTCAAGTGAAAACACTAATGCCGAAGGTTCAATACTAAACCCGGAATCAGTTGATAATTCTCCGGAATATAACCTCGCGGCTCAGAGAGTAGCACAGTTACAACGTACTGAAGAATCTTTAAAAGAAGAAATATCC comes from Rivularia sp. PCC 7116 and encodes:
- a CDS encoding DUF3119 family protein produces the protein MTSSLASKSTSTVELKPSYNIPVVLIVGSIICLTIGQPVAGAIVGLFGLFLMYQAVTLRLQFTATDLDLVRGEDLLRRFPYSEWQNWRIFWNVIPILFYFKEIKSIHFLPILFDPKTLKACLEERCPRVDSD